A single region of the Halopiger xanaduensis SH-6 genome encodes:
- a CDS encoding DEAD/DEAH box helicase, with protein MSKQVQQVETIFCHETGDDYLIVVQRDGERLFRAKLVLSETSAGPRPAKFRLKQGSSEEPRQPDEFVELARRAKRIRISEQTSAEKRRELTEMLAGYQLEDKAKAVRTCRYCASAGRYSPITTETAVKDDNDWICQDCARQELERQLSFSGGGAVTGAAKERLEDLMLEVQDLERIVNLLKGQLDPDLTKFDTISATTDEIDPVPVDSLNLHPGLQNLLEDRFETLLPVQSLSVENGLFDGDDQMVVSATATGKTLVGEMAGINRVLNGKGKMLFLVPLVALANQKYEDFQDEYGHLVDVSIRVGASRIADNGNQFDPNADVIVGTYEGIDHALRTGKDMGDIGTVVIDEVHTLKEEDRGHRLDGLISRLKYTCEQRAKRRDDYGGAQWIYLSATVGNPEQLADVLESTLIEFEERPVPIERHVTFADGQEKVRIENKLVKREFDTKSSKGYRGQTIIFTNSRRRCHEISRKLEYSSAPYHAGLDYKRRKKVERQFGEQELSAVVTTAALAAGVDFPASQVVFDSLAMGIEWLSVQEFHQMLGRAGRPDYHDKGKVYVLVEPDCAYHNSMEGTEDEIAFKLLKGEMESVMTHYDEAAAVEETLANIAVGGKAAKALNDRMLGEVPTKHAIGKLLQYDFIDGFEPTPLGQVITQHFLEPGEAFTLVDGIRKDAHPYDLVADIELRDDDL; from the coding sequence GTGTCGAAGCAGGTCCAGCAGGTCGAAACGATCTTCTGCCACGAGACGGGTGACGATTACCTGATCGTCGTCCAGCGCGACGGCGAGCGGCTGTTCCGGGCGAAGCTCGTCCTCTCGGAGACGTCGGCCGGTCCCCGACCCGCCAAGTTCCGCCTCAAGCAGGGCTCGAGCGAGGAGCCCCGCCAGCCCGACGAGTTCGTCGAACTCGCCCGCCGCGCCAAGCGGATCCGCATTTCTGAACAGACCTCCGCCGAGAAGCGCCGCGAGCTCACCGAGATGCTCGCGGGCTACCAGCTCGAGGACAAGGCCAAGGCCGTCCGGACCTGCCGGTACTGCGCCTCGGCTGGCCGGTACTCGCCGATCACGACCGAAACCGCCGTCAAGGACGACAACGACTGGATCTGTCAGGACTGCGCGCGTCAGGAACTCGAGCGCCAACTGTCGTTCTCGGGCGGCGGTGCGGTCACCGGCGCCGCCAAAGAGCGTCTCGAGGACCTCATGCTCGAGGTGCAGGACTTAGAGCGGATCGTCAACCTGCTCAAGGGGCAACTCGACCCCGACCTGACGAAGTTCGATACGATCTCGGCGACGACCGACGAGATCGATCCCGTCCCGGTCGACTCCCTGAATCTCCATCCGGGCCTGCAGAACCTGCTCGAGGACCGATTCGAGACGCTGCTGCCCGTCCAGAGTCTCTCGGTGGAGAACGGCCTGTTCGACGGCGACGACCAGATGGTCGTCTCCGCGACGGCGACCGGGAAGACCCTGGTCGGCGAGATGGCCGGCATCAACCGGGTCTTGAACGGGAAGGGGAAGATGCTCTTTCTCGTCCCGCTGGTCGCGCTTGCCAACCAGAAGTACGAGGACTTCCAGGACGAGTACGGCCACCTCGTCGACGTCTCCATCCGCGTCGGGGCGAGCCGGATCGCCGACAACGGCAACCAGTTCGACCCGAACGCCGACGTCATCGTCGGCACCTACGAGGGGATCGACCACGCCCTCCGGACCGGCAAGGACATGGGCGACATCGGGACCGTCGTCATCGACGAGGTTCACACCTTGAAGGAGGAAGACCGAGGCCACCGACTCGACGGCCTCATTTCGCGGCTCAAGTACACCTGCGAGCAGCGCGCGAAACGGCGCGACGACTACGGGGGCGCCCAGTGGATCTACCTCTCGGCGACCGTCGGCAACCCCGAACAGCTCGCGGACGTCCTCGAGTCGACACTCATCGAGTTCGAGGAGCGGCCGGTGCCGATCGAGCGCCACGTCACCTTCGCCGACGGCCAGGAGAAGGTCCGCATCGAGAACAAACTCGTCAAACGCGAGTTCGACACCAAGTCCTCGAAGGGGTACCGGGGCCAGACGATTATCTTCACCAACTCCCGACGACGGTGTCACGAGATTTCGCGCAAGTTGGAGTACTCCTCCGCCCCGTACCACGCCGGGCTGGACTACAAACGCCGGAAGAAGGTCGAACGCCAGTTCGGCGAGCAGGAGCTATCGGCGGTCGTCACGACCGCGGCGCTCGCAGCCGGGGTCGACTTCCCCGCTTCGCAGGTCGTCTTCGACTCGCTGGCGATGGGTATCGAGTGGCTCTCCGTCCAGGAGTTCCACCAGATGCTTGGCCGCGCGGGCCGGCCCGACTACCACGACAAGGGGAAGGTGTACGTCCTCGTCGAACCCGACTGCGCCTACCACAACTCGATGGAGGGGACCGAGGACGAGATCGCGTTCAAACTGCTCAAGGGCGAGATGGAGTCGGTGATGACCCACTACGACGAGGCCGCCGCCGTCGAGGAGACCCTGGCCAACATCGCGGTCGGCGGCAAGGCCGCGAAGGCGTTGAATGACCGCATGCTCGGCGAAGTGCCGACGAAACACGCCATCGGCAAGCTGCTGCAGTACGACTTCATCGACGGCTTCGAACCGACGCCGCTCGGCCAGGTCATCACCCAACACTTCCTCGAGCCCGGCGAGGCCTTCACCCTCGTCGACGGAATTCGGAAGGACGCCCACCCCTACGACCTCGTCGCCGACATCGAGCTTCGGGACGACGATCTCTGA
- a CDS encoding methyl-accepting chemotaxis protein, with protein MRLNPWEYVPGVRRRYALRFVAALIVVVLVVGAFGGVIYAHTGAELESDVESQLVSDAQKDASRLDTWFDSTGRYVDSLVRSSTFRNGDRFAVADSLYRMTDRTAFDGAYYVNYETGEVDAKSGTDAALEGGQVSDAVDDRLATATESPSQVTFSEPFETEDGRPAMLVIGMSSADHAVVGLVDLGSLSQYMVGTDASDDVVVVDQSGTTVLAADRSRLLQEDAIDPTEIGTGSGTTSFDAGGTETVAGYAGLETEQQDWTLTTRVPAGEAYSLQSDISNQILSMIGVVFASMLLLGATVGRTTAGSLRHLSERAAAIEDGDLEESVESDRSDELGELHRSIDRMRRSLRDRLEEAERERERAESALQDAEEAREEAEQARAESEAFSRRLEETADDYGEAMRACADGDLTRRLESDDESEAMATIAAEFNAMMDDIEATLAATRAFADAVDEAADSTAEGVVEVRSASEQVATSVQQIADGADRQSGQLTTIGGEIDDLSTTTEEIAATASDVATLAERTARTSSAARESATSAIDGMNAIEDEAAAAVDEVEQLEAEIDAIDDLLEFIREVAQETNMLALNANIEAARADAADAGFAVVADEVKSLAEDTQGAADDVEERLERVRGQAEQVAAVVRQTDARIGDHRGAVEDAIGSIEEISEYAAETNDGIQQISSATQQQAAATQEIVSMADDVTAISEETSAEAQTAAAAAEEQTSSLTDVSHTATALSEQARELADAVGKFEVSAEPDAIAGPDSPLPAADATGDDRATPDAGAPVIDVEAQPQPAAVPADEHDAPDESNGHDDDDTSQGSTSDADRDSDSDANSEPDSPSESDDSNTFTWSD; from the coding sequence ATGAGGTTGAATCCGTGGGAGTACGTTCCTGGTGTTCGGCGCCGTTACGCGCTCCGGTTCGTGGCTGCACTGATCGTCGTGGTTCTGGTCGTCGGGGCCTTCGGCGGGGTCATCTACGCGCACACCGGCGCGGAGCTCGAGTCCGACGTCGAGTCCCAGCTCGTCTCCGATGCACAAAAGGACGCGAGCCGGCTCGATACCTGGTTCGATTCGACCGGCCGGTACGTGGACTCGCTCGTCCGCTCGTCGACGTTTCGGAACGGCGATCGGTTCGCCGTCGCCGACTCGTTATACCGAATGACCGATCGGACGGCGTTCGACGGCGCCTACTACGTCAACTACGAGACGGGGGAAGTCGACGCCAAGTCCGGAACCGATGCGGCCCTCGAGGGCGGACAGGTGAGCGATGCGGTCGACGACCGGCTCGCGACCGCGACCGAATCGCCGTCGCAGGTCACTTTCTCCGAACCGTTCGAGACCGAGGACGGCCGGCCCGCGATGCTCGTGATCGGCATGTCCAGCGCCGACCACGCGGTGGTCGGGCTGGTCGATCTCGGATCGCTGTCCCAGTATATGGTCGGGACGGACGCGAGCGACGACGTGGTCGTCGTCGATCAGTCGGGAACGACCGTCCTCGCCGCGGACCGCTCGCGGCTGTTGCAGGAGGACGCGATCGATCCGACGGAGATCGGCACCGGATCCGGCACGACGTCGTTCGACGCGGGCGGCACCGAGACCGTCGCCGGCTACGCGGGCCTCGAAACCGAACAGCAGGATTGGACGCTGACGACCCGCGTGCCCGCCGGCGAGGCCTACTCGCTGCAGTCGGACATCTCGAACCAGATCCTCTCGATGATCGGCGTCGTCTTCGCCAGCATGCTGTTGCTCGGGGCGACCGTCGGCCGCACCACCGCGGGCTCGCTCCGACACCTCTCCGAGCGGGCGGCCGCCATCGAGGACGGCGACCTCGAGGAGTCGGTCGAGTCCGACCGCAGCGACGAACTCGGCGAACTCCACCGGTCGATCGACCGGATGCGCCGCTCGCTGCGCGATCGACTCGAGGAGGCCGAACGCGAGCGCGAGCGGGCCGAGTCGGCCCTGCAGGACGCGGAGGAAGCCCGCGAGGAGGCCGAGCAAGCCCGCGCCGAGTCCGAGGCGTTCTCTCGGCGCCTCGAGGAAACCGCCGACGACTACGGCGAGGCGATGCGGGCCTGCGCCGACGGCGACCTCACGCGCCGGCTCGAGTCCGACGACGAGAGCGAGGCGATGGCGACGATCGCCGCCGAGTTCAACGCGATGATGGACGATATCGAGGCGACGCTCGCGGCGACGCGAGCGTTCGCCGACGCAGTCGACGAGGCGGCCGATTCGACGGCGGAGGGCGTCGTCGAGGTGCGGTCGGCCTCCGAGCAGGTGGCGACGTCGGTTCAGCAGATCGCCGACGGTGCGGACCGCCAGAGCGGCCAACTGACGACGATCGGCGGCGAGATCGACGACCTCTCGACGACGACCGAGGAGATCGCCGCAACCGCATCGGACGTCGCTACGCTCGCCGAGCGCACCGCCCGGACCAGTTCGGCCGCTCGCGAATCGGCGACGAGCGCCATCGACGGCATGAACGCCATCGAGGACGAGGCCGCGGCTGCCGTCGACGAGGTCGAGCAACTCGAGGCCGAGATCGACGCGATCGACGACCTGCTCGAGTTCATCCGCGAGGTCGCGCAGGAAACGAACATGCTCGCGCTGAACGCCAACATCGAGGCCGCACGTGCGGACGCCGCGGATGCCGGCTTTGCCGTCGTCGCCGACGAGGTCAAGTCCCTCGCGGAGGACACCCAGGGGGCCGCTGACGACGTCGAGGAGCGCCTCGAGCGGGTGCGCGGGCAGGCCGAGCAGGTCGCCGCCGTGGTCCGGCAGACGGACGCGCGGATCGGGGACCACCGAGGCGCGGTCGAAGACGCGATCGGCTCGATCGAGGAAATCTCGGAGTACGCGGCCGAGACCAACGACGGCATCCAGCAGATTTCCTCGGCGACCCAGCAACAGGCCGCCGCGACCCAGGAGATCGTCTCGATGGCCGACGACGTGACGGCGATCAGCGAGGAGACCAGCGCCGAGGCGCAGACGGCCGCCGCGGCCGCCGAAGAGCAGACGTCGTCGCTGACGGACGTCTCACACACCGCAACCGCGCTGTCCGAGCAGGCTCGAGAACTCGCGGACGCCGTCGGGAAGTTCGAGGTGTCGGCTGAACCCGATGCGATCGCAGGTCCTGACTCCCCGCTGCCGGCCGCCGACGCGACCGGTGACGATAGGGCTACTCCGGATGCGGGTGCGCCAGTGATCGACGTTGAGGCACAGCCCCAGCCGGCCGCGGTGCCGGCTGACGAGCACGACGCGCCCGACGAATCCAACGGGCACGACGATGACGACACCTCTCAGGGGTCGACATCGGATGCCGATCGCGATTCGGATTCGGACGCGAACTCGGAACCGGACTCTCCCTCGGAATCCGACGATTCGAACACGTTCACGTGGTCCGACTAA
- a CDS encoding ABC transporter substrate-binding protein, with protein MTDDSHRTRRAILRTSATVAGAGLIAGCTSDGNGNGDGNGNGNGDTESGNGDNSGNGNGSSESYSVTMEPVGTVEFDSVPETWAANNGSWADMGIALGQQPPEAVYLTDRYHTQYYDEIPDVSVDKSEIDALWDDELDPEEFIELSEQVDVFVMDPNFLINRGDWDQDDIDQIESMGAPFFGNSIFSRDYGWHDYEFLTLYEAFEKLAEVFQEQERYEAFASLHDGFQDEVEAIVPPEDERPDVAIVWPAGDDTFYPYTIDEGTSYKQWRDLGVGDALSEAGVSDFTDDRGTIDYENLLEIDPDVLVLRGPSNESLSDEEFQNQVVAEMENHNVASDLTAVQNGDVYRGGPLYQGPIANLVLTERAARDLYGVDEELFDRQEVSDIVNGNF; from the coding sequence ATGACTGACGACAGCCACCGAACGAGACGAGCGATTCTTCGAACGAGCGCAACAGTTGCCGGGGCGGGCCTCATTGCCGGGTGTACGAGCGACGGAAACGGCAATGGCGACGGCAACGGAAACGGGAACGGCGATACCGAAAGCGGAAACGGTGACAACAGCGGCAACGGAAACGGCTCGAGCGAGAGCTACTCCGTGACGATGGAGCCGGTCGGCACCGTCGAGTTCGATTCCGTTCCGGAAACGTGGGCGGCCAACAACGGCAGCTGGGCCGACATGGGCATCGCGCTCGGGCAACAACCGCCCGAGGCCGTCTACCTTACCGATCGCTATCACACGCAGTACTACGACGAAATCCCCGACGTCAGCGTCGATAAGAGCGAGATCGACGCGCTCTGGGACGACGAACTCGACCCCGAGGAGTTCATCGAACTCAGCGAACAGGTCGACGTGTTCGTCATGGACCCGAACTTCCTCATCAACCGCGGGGACTGGGATCAGGACGATATCGACCAGATCGAATCGATGGGCGCGCCCTTCTTCGGCAACAGTATCTTCTCGCGGGACTACGGTTGGCACGACTACGAGTTCCTCACGCTGTACGAGGCCTTCGAGAAGCTAGCGGAAGTCTTCCAGGAGCAGGAACGGTACGAGGCCTTCGCGTCGCTCCACGACGGGTTCCAGGACGAAGTCGAGGCCATCGTCCCGCCGGAAGACGAGCGGCCGGACGTTGCGATCGTGTGGCCGGCCGGCGACGACACGTTCTATCCCTACACCATCGACGAGGGGACGAGCTACAAACAGTGGCGCGACCTCGGCGTCGGCGACGCGCTGAGCGAGGCGGGCGTTTCGGACTTCACCGACGATCGCGGGACGATCGACTACGAGAACCTGCTCGAGATCGATCCCGACGTCCTCGTGCTCCGCGGGCCGAGCAACGAGTCCCTGAGCGACGAGGAGTTCCAGAATCAGGTCGTCGCGGAGATGGAAAACCACAACGTTGCCAGCGACCTGACGGCCGTCCAGAACGGCGACGTCTACCGCGGCGGCCCGCTCTACCAGGGACCGATCGCGAACCTCGTGCTGACCGAGCGCGCAGCCCGGGATCTCTACGGCGTCGACGAGGAACTGTTCGACCGGCAGGAGGTCAGCGACATCGTCAACGGGAACTTCTAA
- a CDS encoding ABC transporter ATP-binding protein, which produces MTDPSTMTDTNVDPDADASTGHSARDADAETNLDIADTAADGKTTTGGHDDDAKSALVGDSLELSYPGSDETIVDCTRLDVPEGEITALVGPNGSGKSTMLKALSKHLEPDTGVVRLRGEDLQSFDRPELARELGLLSQENDSVSGITVEDLVYHGRYPHRGFFDSVSPEDREAVERALELAGVEHLRDSELGQLSGGQKQLAWIAMVLAQDTDILLLDEPTTFLDLHHQFRVLETIRQLNEEKGVTVAVVLHDISQAARFADYLIAMRDGELYDWGPPEEIVTEQLLADVFEVEATVAYDPELQVLPKRALQSDNE; this is translated from the coding sequence ATGACGGATCCGAGTACCATGACCGACACGAACGTCGACCCGGACGCCGACGCATCGACAGGGCACAGCGCACGCGACGCGGACGCCGAGACGAACCTCGACATCGCCGACACCGCTGCCGATGGCAAGACGACGACCGGCGGCCACGACGACGACGCCAAGAGCGCCCTCGTCGGCGACAGCCTCGAGTTGAGCTACCCCGGCAGCGACGAGACCATCGTCGACTGTACGCGCCTGGACGTGCCGGAGGGCGAGATCACCGCCCTCGTCGGCCCCAACGGCAGCGGCAAGAGCACGATGCTGAAGGCGCTCTCGAAGCACCTCGAGCCGGATACGGGCGTCGTTCGGTTGCGCGGGGAGGACCTCCAGTCGTTCGATCGGCCCGAACTCGCGCGCGAACTCGGCCTCCTCTCCCAGGAGAACGACTCGGTCAGCGGGATCACCGTCGAGGACCTGGTCTACCACGGTCGCTATCCGCACCGCGGATTCTTCGACAGCGTCTCCCCGGAGGACCGCGAGGCGGTCGAACGCGCCCTCGAGTTGGCAGGCGTCGAGCACCTCCGCGATTCCGAACTCGGCCAACTCAGCGGCGGCCAGAAACAACTCGCCTGGATCGCGATGGTGCTGGCCCAGGATACGGACATCCTCCTGCTGGACGAGCCGACGACCTTCCTCGATCTCCACCACCAGTTCCGCGTCCTCGAGACGATCCGCCAGCTGAACGAGGAGAAGGGCGTCACCGTCGCGGTCGTGCTCCACGACATTTCCCAAGCCGCGCGGTTCGCGGACTACCTCATCGCGATGCGCGACGGCGAACTGTACGACTGGGGCCCGCCGGAGGAGATCGTCACCGAGCAGTTGCTCGCGGACGTGTTCGAGGTCGAGGCGACCGTCGCCTACGATCCCGAACTGCAGGTGCTCCCCAAGCGAGCGCTGCAATCTGACAACGAGTAA
- a CDS encoding FecCD family ABC transporter permease, giving the protein MAGSHSAGAHAAREQEGWFTGTLVLFCLASAVITVVAGLVQVSFGSYSMTIGEAWRAVVDPAVVFNRQAWNAFLFGGELPEMSRNSIVVWNIRLPRVFVAIIAGTTLAVSGAIFQAVTRNELASPFVLGVSSGAGFAVLATLVVFSGLAPLLPLIAALGGTIAFLVVYLIAWKDGTSPVRLVLAGVIVNMVFQSLQQGLFFFADDIGVVQTAIAWLTGSLTGTGWDEVRIATIPAIIAIVLAMAGARQLNVLLLGEQTARSLGMRVEMVRFLLSGVAILAASVAISVAGIVSFFGLVVPHIVRNTVGSDYRQLMVGCLFAGPALMVAADVGARLALGGVQMPVGVVTGLLGGPYFLYLMRKQRSMGEL; this is encoded by the coding sequence ATGGCAGGATCGCACTCGGCGGGGGCTCACGCAGCCCGTGAGCAGGAGGGATGGTTCACCGGGACGCTCGTCCTGTTCTGTCTCGCGAGCGCGGTTATCACCGTCGTCGCGGGACTGGTACAGGTGAGCTTCGGATCGTACTCGATGACGATCGGGGAGGCCTGGCGAGCGGTCGTCGATCCGGCGGTCGTGTTCAACCGGCAGGCGTGGAACGCGTTCCTGTTCGGGGGCGAACTGCCCGAGATGAGCAGGAACAGCATCGTCGTCTGGAACATCCGGCTCCCGCGGGTGTTCGTCGCGATTATCGCCGGGACGACGCTGGCGGTGTCGGGTGCGATCTTCCAGGCGGTGACGCGCAACGAACTGGCCAGCCCCTTCGTGCTGGGCGTGAGCTCCGGCGCCGGGTTCGCCGTGCTCGCGACGCTGGTCGTCTTCAGCGGCCTCGCGCCGCTCCTGCCGCTTATCGCCGCACTCGGCGGAACGATCGCGTTCCTCGTCGTCTACCTGATCGCCTGGAAAGACGGCACGAGCCCCGTTCGACTGGTGCTGGCCGGCGTCATCGTCAACATGGTCTTCCAGTCGCTCCAGCAGGGGCTGTTCTTCTTCGCCGACGACATCGGCGTCGTCCAGACCGCGATCGCCTGGCTGACCGGCTCGCTGACCGGCACCGGCTGGGACGAGGTCCGCATCGCCACCATCCCGGCCATCATCGCGATCGTGCTCGCGATGGCCGGGGCTCGACAGCTCAACGTCTTGCTGCTCGGCGAGCAGACCGCCCGCTCGCTCGGGATGCGCGTCGAGATGGTGCGGTTCCTGCTGTCGGGCGTGGCCATCCTGGCCGCCAGCGTCGCGATCTCCGTCGCCGGGATCGTCAGCTTCTTCGGCCTCGTCGTGCCCCACATCGTCCGCAACACCGTCGGGAGCGACTACCGTCAGCTGATGGTCGGCTGTCTGTTCGCCGGGCCGGCGCTGATGGTCGCCGCCGACGTCGGCGCCCGCCTCGCGCTCGGCGGCGTCCAGATGCCGGTCGGCGTCGTCACCGGCCTGCTCGGCGGGCCGTACTTCCTCTATCTGATGCGCAAACAGCGATCGATGGGTGAACTCTAA
- a CDS encoding cupin domain-containing protein produces the protein MADSSSEPEPETDADGTAPDPVSTAADPEPLVRRSDDISYESVDAADGLEKGVLIGDKHGAPHFAIRRFVLEPGADVPKHTNDVEHEQYVLEGEYVVGIADEEYEVTAGDSLLIPAGAVHWYRNEGDEPGAFLCAVPNGDDEIELLE, from the coding sequence ATGGCCGACTCCTCGTCGGAGCCCGAACCCGAGACGGACGCCGACGGCACCGCTCCTGATCCGGTGTCCACAGCCGCCGATCCGGAGCCGCTGGTCCGGCGCAGCGACGACATTTCATACGAGTCCGTCGACGCGGCGGACGGCCTCGAGAAGGGCGTGCTGATCGGCGACAAGCACGGCGCCCCACACTTCGCGATCCGCCGGTTCGTCCTCGAGCCCGGGGCGGACGTGCCGAAACACACCAACGACGTCGAGCACGAGCAGTACGTTCTAGAGGGCGAGTACGTCGTAGGCATTGCGGACGAGGAGTACGAGGTTACAGCCGGCGACTCCCTACTGATCCCCGCCGGGGCAGTCCACTGGTACCGCAACGAGGGCGACGAGCCCGGAGCCTTCCTCTGTGCCGTCCCGAACGGCGACGACGAGATCGAACTGCTCGAGTAG
- a CDS encoding cold-shock protein, with amino-acid sequence MAQGTVDFFNDTGGYGFIETEDADEDVFFHMEDIGGPDLEEGQELEFEIEQAPKGPRATNVERL; translated from the coding sequence ATGGCGCAAGGAACCGTTGATTTCTTCAACGACACTGGCGGCTACGGATTCATCGAAACTGAGGATGCGGACGAGGACGTCTTCTTCCACATGGAAGACATCGGCGGCCCGGACCTCGAAGAAGGACAGGAGCTCGAGTTCGAAATCGAGCAGGCCCCCAAGGGCCCGCGCGCGACGAACGTCGAGCGCCTGTAA
- a CDS encoding Lrp/AsnC family transcriptional regulator: protein MTEYELDAVDREILYALQEEARNLSSGEIAERTDASSSTVRKRIQRLESEGVIKGYSANIDYTKSGYPIRMLLFCTAPIPERGDYLDEVLDIPGVVSVQELVTGEENLLVTAVVKNDRDITPIAQELSDMGLTITDEVLVRSHESTSFDEFSAE from the coding sequence ATGACCGAGTACGAGCTCGACGCGGTCGACCGGGAGATCCTCTACGCGCTCCAGGAGGAGGCCCGGAACCTCTCGTCCGGCGAGATCGCCGAACGGACCGACGCGTCCTCGAGTACGGTCCGCAAGCGCATCCAGCGCCTTGAGTCCGAGGGCGTCATCAAAGGCTACAGCGCCAACATCGACTACACGAAGTCCGGATATCCGATCCGGATGCTGCTCTTCTGTACGGCGCCGATCCCGGAGCGAGGCGACTATCTCGACGAGGTTCTGGACATCCCCGGCGTCGTCTCGGTCCAGGAACTGGTGACGGGCGAGGAGAACCTCCTCGTGACGGCCGTCGTCAAGAACGATCGGGACATCACCCCGATCGCGCAGGAGCTCTCGGACATGGGACTAACGATCACCGACGAGGTGCTCGTGCGCAGCCACGAGTCGACCTCCTTCGACGAGTTCTCCGCGGAGTAA
- a CDS encoding proton-conducting transporter transmembrane domain-containing protein — protein sequence MTDERSIDAAQLSELTTTDDSVVPRASTRLVWALFLCSVGVLALTIRRGEPWTGVDYVVVDGLTAVLWVVVTFFSGIVHSYSRRYMAGDRDLERFFARVFAFTLVVMALTAADHVALFAAAWLAMGLLMAGLIGHVRDWEQARAAGALARRYFVASSAVLAGSLAVLAWEAGTTSISGIFGGLEEVSATVGLVAAGGIVLAALIQSALFPFHGWLLSSMTAPTPASALMHAGFVNAGGVLLTRFSPLVADHLAIMSAVVVLGAVSALLGQAMLLVQTDVKRKLGSSTMAQMGFMILQCGLGFFAAAIAHLVLHGFYKAYLFLSSGAAVEEAAPKSTAKHAGHTEFGFSSALLSLATAVGGGVLFGALTGKATGLSFDSGTILTLVVVLTTLTAARDILNRTTLPRSVRFVSVPLVVLTAIGGYALLYNAISAVVPSAMTHASTDVTIAHGLVVALFVGAYVATELGWHRSSERLYVSLLNLSQPDSSTVLTNKEEYKDV from the coding sequence ATGACTGACGAACGCTCGATCGACGCCGCACAACTCTCGGAACTGACGACGACGGACGATTCGGTCGTCCCGCGGGCGTCGACGCGGCTGGTATGGGCGCTGTTCCTCTGTAGCGTCGGCGTCCTCGCGCTGACGATTCGGCGCGGCGAGCCGTGGACCGGCGTCGATTATGTCGTCGTCGACGGACTGACGGCGGTGCTGTGGGTCGTGGTCACCTTCTTCAGCGGCATCGTCCACAGCTACTCCCGGCGCTACATGGCGGGCGACCGCGACCTCGAGCGCTTTTTCGCCCGCGTGTTCGCGTTCACGCTCGTCGTGATGGCCCTGACCGCGGCGGACCACGTCGCGCTGTTCGCGGCGGCGTGGCTCGCGATGGGCCTGCTGATGGCCGGCCTCATCGGCCACGTCCGCGACTGGGAGCAGGCCCGGGCCGCCGGCGCGCTGGCGCGTCGGTACTTCGTCGCCAGCAGCGCGGTGCTGGCCGGCAGTCTGGCCGTACTCGCGTGGGAGGCCGGAACGACGTCGATTTCCGGTATCTTCGGCGGCCTCGAGGAGGTCTCCGCGACGGTCGGCCTCGTCGCCGCCGGCGGGATCGTCCTCGCGGCGCTGATCCAGTCGGCGCTGTTCCCGTTCCACGGGTGGCTGCTGTCCTCGATGACGGCGCCGACGCCGGCCTCGGCGCTGATGCACGCGGGGTTCGTCAACGCGGGCGGGGTGCTGCTGACCCGCTTCTCGCCGCTGGTCGCCGACCACCTCGCGATCATGTCGGCCGTCGTCGTCCTCGGCGCGGTCAGCGCCCTGCTGGGCCAGGCGATGCTGCTCGTCCAGACGGACGTCAAACGCAAGCTCGGCAGCTCGACGATGGCCCAGATGGGCTTTATGATCCTCCAGTGCGGCCTCGGATTCTTCGCGGCCGCGATCGCCCACCTCGTGCTGCACGGCTTCTACAAGGCCTACCTGTTCCTCTCGTCGGGGGCCGCCGTCGAGGAGGCGGCGCCGAAGTCGACGGCCAAACACGCCGGCCACACCGAATTCGGCTTCTCGAGCGCCCTCCTCAGTCTGGCGACGGCCGTCGGCGGCGGCGTGCTCTTCGGCGCCCTCACCGGGAAAGCGACGGGCCTGTCGTTCGACAGCGGGACGATCCTGACGCTCGTCGTGGTCCTGACGACGCTGACCGCGGCGCGGGACATCCTCAACCGGACGACGCTGCCCCGGTCGGTCCGGTTCGTCAGTGTCCCGCTGGTCGTCCTCACCGCGATCGGCGGCTACGCCCTGCTGTACAACGCGATCTCGGCGGTGGTTCCCTCGGCGATGACCCACGCTTCGACCGACGTGACGATCGCCCACGGGCTCGTCGTCGCCCTGTTCGTCGGCGCGTACGTCGCGACGGAACTCGGGTGGCACCGCTCGAGCGAGCGCCTCTACGTCTCGCTACTGAACCTCTCGCAGCCGGATTCGTCGACCGTTCTTACGAACAAGGAGGAGTACAAAGATGTCTAA